GAAACAACGTATTTTCTTTTGGTCTATTACTGCAGCCTTGGGAGGCTTCCTTTTTGGTTTTGATACTGCTGTTATCTCCGGCGTAGAGCAATCCCTCGAATCTCTATGGCAACTTGATGTATGGGAACATGGGCTAACGGTATCCATCGCCTTAATTGGGACTGTAATTGGCTCCATGCTAGGTGGTATTCCAGCTCAACGATTAGGCCGAAAAAAAACGCTTTTCTGGATTGCAGTTCTTTATCTGATCTCTTCTATTGGAACAGCTCTTGCTGTTAACTGGGAAATGTTTTTGATCTTTCGCTTCCTGGGCGGCTTAGGAGTAGGTGCATCTTCAGTAGCTGCACCTATGTATATCACTGAAATCTCTCCAGCTAAATCCAGAGGAAGATTGGTTGCTCTTTTTCAATTCAATATTGTGTTAGGAATTCTGGTTGCCTATCTGTCTAACTATCTTCTGGCCGAATTTATGACCAATGAATCCTGGAGATGGATGTTGGGAGTTCAGGCTTTTCCTTCAATAATCTTTCTGGTAGCTGTCTTAAATATTCCAGAAAGTCCACGCTGGCTACTTTTAGCGAAAGGACAAACTGCTCAGGCTCGGGAAGTACTACAACTAATTGATCCGGAAACGGCAGAAGAGACTTTTATAGCCATACAAAAACATGTAGATCAACCTCAGACAACAAAACTCTTTTCTGGTTCTTATAGCACACCTATTATGCTGGCGGTGTTGTTTGCCGTATTTAATCAGGTATCAGGCATTAATGCAATCATCTACTATGCACCACGTATTTTTGAAATGACAGGTCTGGGTAAAAACTCTGCTTTATTATCTTCTACAGGTGTGGGTGTAGTCAATCTGGTATTTACCATGATCTCTTTGAATTTGATTGATCGGTATGGACGCAAAACATTAATGAAAATAGGTTCTGTTGGTTTAATCATCACATTGGCTTTAGTAGCCCGAGCTTTTTATGCTCAGGACTTTAGTGGATTAACTGTTCCTTTACTGTTGTTTGTGTATATAGCCTTTTTTGCATTCTCACAGGGAGCCGTTATATGGGTGTTTATATCCGAGATTTTCCCGAATGAAGTACGGGCTAGTGGACAAGCGTTAGGAAGCTTTACGCACTGGATTATGGCTGCTATTATCACATTCACATTTCCTTACCTGGCAGAACGTTTTGGAGGCGGGAACACATTCCTGTTTTTTACAATCATGATGGTGTTGCAATTATTGTTTGTTCTTCGACTTATGCCAGAAACCAAAGGCACCAGCCTGGAACAAATTGAAAGAACGTTTATATCTCATTAATCACTCTGGCTATGAATCCACTAATCGTTTGTTTTGGAGAGATTCTCTGGGATGTATTGCCCACCAGTAAACAACCCGGAGGTGCGCCAATGAATGTAGCAGCGGACCTTCGGAATTTTGGTGTCAATGCTCAGCTTATAAGTCGGGTAGGAAATGACGAACTAGGCAGTGAATTACTGGATTTTCTAAAACAGAAAGGTATCTCGACCGAACTAGTCCAAACAGGGCAATCACATCTTACAGGTGTAGCCAAAGCCAATGTTTCGGATGCGAATGAAGTGACGTATAAAATTGTTCAGCCTGTAGCATGGGATTATATACAGTTAACTCAAAGCATGGAACAAACTGTAAAACAAAGTAACTTCTTTGTATATGGCAGTCTTGTAGCCCGTAGTCAGCAATCACAGGAGACTCTTCTATCACTGCTAAAGATAGCCCCACATAAAGTTTTTGATGTAAACTTAAGAGCACCACATTATACACGAGAATTAGTAGAAGATCTGTTACACCAGGCTCACATAGCAAAATTGAATGAGCATGAACTGGCAGAATTGGCAGCCTGGTATGGAGACTCAACAGAATTACATACTACCATGCAGGCATTACAAGATCGCTACTCTCTAGACACGATTTGTGTAACATTAGGTGCTCAGGGAGCAGCGTTGCTAAACAAAGATGGATTCTTTCAGCAATCAGGCTTCATTGTCGAAGTAAAAGATACCATTGGTAGTGGTGATGCATTTCTGGCTGCCTTTCTTTACAAAACCTTACAAAATGAGGTGCCTCAGAAAACACTTGAATTTGCGTGTGCAACAGGAGCCTTTCTGGCAACGAAACAAGGGGCCACTCCACAATTTTCTGAAGAAGATATATACTCATTTTTAGCAAAGGCTCAGATACTTTCTTCGTGATTAAAGAACACATCTATAATTTGTTCTACCCTACTCCTATTTATATGTATAAACGGCTGGCTTGTCTTTTCTTATTGATCCATGTGGTCTATTATTCTGTGGCCCAGAACGAACCTCATCGTCCACAGTTTCATTTCTCCCCTAACAAGCATTGGATGAATGATCCAAATGGAATGGTGTATTATAAGGGGACTTATCATCTGTTTTTTCAACACTATCCGGATGGAACTACCTGGGGACCTATGCACTGGGGACATGCGACTAGTGCAGATCTGGTTCACTGGACAGAGCAGCCCATCGCATTGTATCCGGATAGTCTGGGATATATTTTCTCAGGAAGTGTGGTAGTAGACAAGGATAATACCAGCGGTTTGGGTAAAAATGGTGTATCACCACTGGTTGCCATTTTCACACACCATAATCCAGATCTGGAAAAACAAAAAAGCGACAAATACCAATACCAAAGTCTGGCATATAGTTTAGATGAAGGCAAAACATGGAAGAAATATGAAAATAACCCAGTACTACCTAATCCCGGTATTACTGATTTTCGTGATCCCAAAGTACGCTGGTATGAACCTCAGCAAAAATGGATCATGTCCCTTGCCACTAAAGATCGTATCACCTTTTACTCTTCACCTAATTTAAAGAACTGGACAAAAGAAAGTGAGTTTGGACAGGATGCAGGATCACATGGCGGAGTATGGGAATGTCCTGATTTATTTCCACTAACAGCTAATGGAAAAACGGCTTGGGTATTGTTGGTTAGCATCAATCCTGGCGGGCCAAATGAAGGATCCGCTACTCAATACTTTATAGGAGACTTTGATGGAAAAACGTTTAAGCCCTATTCTAAAGAAACCAAATGGATTGATTACGGAACAGATAACTATGCAGGTGTAACCATTGCTAATACCAACGAACGAACCCTGTTTCTGGGTTGGATGAGTAACTGGTTATATGGAGAAAAAGTGCCCACCAGCCCTTGGCGCAGTGCAATGACTGTACCGCGGGAATTAGGACTTACTCAAATAAAGAAAGACTGGTTTCTAACATCTGTTCCTGTAAAAGAGTTAAATGTTTTGAAAGGGGAAAGCTTCTCACTCAAAAAAGAAAATATCAAAGGAGGACGTCCACTCACGAGTAAGCTAAAAAATGAAACCGGATTATTTAAACTGGATGTGTCAGCACAAAATACAAATGACTTCTCTATTGTACTGGCTAATGATCGGGGAAATGAAGTAATCATCGGATATGATAAAGCCAGTAATGTATACTATATAGATCGTACCCATTCCGGCCAAACAAACTTTAGAGAAGGATTTGGAAAACGGTATACTGCTCCCCGCCTCTCAGCAGATCAGATCATCTCGCTTACAGTAATTGTAGATGTTGCTTCAGTAGAACTGTTTGCAGATAATGGACTAACCGTAATGACTGGGATCTTTTTTCCGGAACAGCCTATGTCTCAACTTTACATCAAATCAGCGAAAGGTATCTTTATTGAAAATTTACTATACACCAAGCTTAAGCCATCCGTTAAACAACCCGTCAAAAACTAAGACACTAACTTAGAGTATATGCTTCTATATCAGAGATAAGTTTCAGGCAAAAATCAGTAAATTTGAAGAAACTTATCTCTGATTATTATGTCCTGGCATGCTGAAGATTTGATTATGACCCGTCTGGTCGAAACCATCATAGCCCCTGTAGTTTCTTCTCAGACAGACTTATATGTTGGATTACTGGAATCTGTTATTTCTCAACAACTTTCTGTAAAAGTAGCCGATATTATTTATGCCCGTTTCTGCGGATTATTTGAGAACAATAACCCTCTTGCAGAACAAGTTCTTCTGACAGATATAGAAAAGCTTCGTTCAATAGGTTTATCTGGTCAGAAAGTAAATTACATCCGTAATATAGCCACCTTTCACCAGAAATATCCTATCACAATGGATCGGCTTACGTCTTTGACAGATGAAGAGATCATTACACATCTTACTCAGATTAAGGGTGTAGGCCGCTGGACTGTACAGATGCTTCTGATGTTTCCAATGAATCGTCCGGATATATTTCCCATAGATGATCTGATAATCAGACAATCGATGGTTGAATTATATAAAGTGAATGAAACCGGGAAAGAGTTACACAAACGTCTTCATGAGATAGCGGAAAGATGGAAGCCTAATCGCACGCTTGCTTGTAAATATTTGTGGCGATCCCGAGACAAAAAGTATTTACTACTAGTTCAACCCACACAGGATACGATAACCCAGATTGTCTAAAATCGGACAATTGCTGTCCGCTTACGGACAGTTGCTAAACGCTACTCTTTTATAAAAGCCTCAAAACAATCAGTTTTTGAGGCTTTTATTTTTGGCAGACCATTTGTTATACCGAAATAGAAGTAATACAAAACAATCATTATCTCTTTTCTTATGCGTCGAAGTGATCTTGGGGAATTTGAAGAAATTGTGTTATTAACAGTAGCGGTTCTGACACCTAACGCTTACAGTGTAGTGATTGCAGAAGAACTGGAAGCACAGACCGGACATACTGTAACCACAGG
This genomic stretch from Xanthocytophaga agilis harbors:
- a CDS encoding sugar porter family MFS transporter translates to MNQKQRIFFWSITAALGGFLFGFDTAVISGVEQSLESLWQLDVWEHGLTVSIALIGTVIGSMLGGIPAQRLGRKKTLFWIAVLYLISSIGTALAVNWEMFLIFRFLGGLGVGASSVAAPMYITEISPAKSRGRLVALFQFNIVLGILVAYLSNYLLAEFMTNESWRWMLGVQAFPSIIFLVAVLNIPESPRWLLLAKGQTAQAREVLQLIDPETAEETFIAIQKHVDQPQTTKLFSGSYSTPIMLAVLFAVFNQVSGINAIIYYAPRIFEMTGLGKNSALLSSTGVGVVNLVFTMISLNLIDRYGRKTLMKIGSVGLIITLALVARAFYAQDFSGLTVPLLLFVYIAFFAFSQGAVIWVFISEIFPNEVRASGQALGSFTHWIMAAIITFTFPYLAERFGGGNTFLFFTIMMVLQLLFVLRLMPETKGTSLEQIERTFISH
- a CDS encoding carbohydrate kinase, translating into MNPLIVCFGEILWDVLPTSKQPGGAPMNVAADLRNFGVNAQLISRVGNDELGSELLDFLKQKGISTELVQTGQSHLTGVAKANVSDANEVTYKIVQPVAWDYIQLTQSMEQTVKQSNFFVYGSLVARSQQSQETLLSLLKIAPHKVFDVNLRAPHYTRELVEDLLHQAHIAKLNEHELAELAAWYGDSTELHTTMQALQDRYSLDTICVTLGAQGAALLNKDGFFQQSGFIVEVKDTIGSGDAFLAAFLYKTLQNEVPQKTLEFACATGAFLATKQGATPQFSEEDIYSFLAKAQILSS
- a CDS encoding glycoside hydrolase family 32 protein, with amino-acid sequence MYKRLACLFLLIHVVYYSVAQNEPHRPQFHFSPNKHWMNDPNGMVYYKGTYHLFFQHYPDGTTWGPMHWGHATSADLVHWTEQPIALYPDSLGYIFSGSVVVDKDNTSGLGKNGVSPLVAIFTHHNPDLEKQKSDKYQYQSLAYSLDEGKTWKKYENNPVLPNPGITDFRDPKVRWYEPQQKWIMSLATKDRITFYSSPNLKNWTKESEFGQDAGSHGGVWECPDLFPLTANGKTAWVLLVSINPGGPNEGSATQYFIGDFDGKTFKPYSKETKWIDYGTDNYAGVTIANTNERTLFLGWMSNWLYGEKVPTSPWRSAMTVPRELGLTQIKKDWFLTSVPVKELNVLKGESFSLKKENIKGGRPLTSKLKNETGLFKLDVSAQNTNDFSIVLANDRGNEVIIGYDKASNVYYIDRTHSGQTNFREGFGKRYTAPRLSADQIISLTVIVDVASVELFADNGLTVMTGIFFPEQPMSQLYIKSAKGIFIENLLYTKLKPSVKQPVKN
- a CDS encoding DNA-3-methyladenine glycosylase 2 family protein gives rise to the protein MSWHAEDLIMTRLVETIIAPVVSSQTDLYVGLLESVISQQLSVKVADIIYARFCGLFENNNPLAEQVLLTDIEKLRSIGLSGQKVNYIRNIATFHQKYPITMDRLTSLTDEEIITHLTQIKGVGRWTVQMLLMFPMNRPDIFPIDDLIIRQSMVELYKVNETGKELHKRLHEIAERWKPNRTLACKYLWRSRDKKYLLLVQPTQDTITQIV